A DNA window from Mytilus trossulus isolate FHL-02 unplaced genomic scaffold, PNRI_Mtr1.1.1.hap1 h1tg000024l__unscaffolded, whole genome shotgun sequence contains the following coding sequences:
- the LOC134699078 gene encoding cell adhesion molecule DSCAM-like, whose protein sequence is MSLTSRRRADSHGIDYTQIDSPSKPSIIQTPSGPVNPGNFITITCEIQGGNPLAVISWQCKDSTPIAPTENPITNISVSSVRLKVKIDDSGDVCMCVGSHPAWTKQKIYNITLSVRKPVTKVILTPASFNNVISVEDGENKTFTCTTDLSDLTAFIQWYFDGQNITNQAIPQPPLMRSGKFISSSKLIYTGKEEDINKTIYCEAVSIEGEYSVTSIVQSICILFGPKSISLNPAGYLYVELGIRHLVLYLVIAISVFSTFIWEHVYRFDISFLFSDAPTILRLQALNSNTVDEHQSVTFQCEVDSYPAPDITWVHSITGTLLKKVKKVFKSNFTILKTECLQTGTYRCQTSNVIGDMLKTVYAEIDLFVLCSARMDERRIEEPGFFAIMENDDWNITVYLIAYPEPMINWTRRNSETGIISIMNLYNSFTSNISEHSSTLRIRKISKSDYGVYTMNASNNIGLQYIKSFEVIPLDPPDQPTDIFVVCEVTSMIVSWRSGFNGGSQQKFRVAWLNIRTQNTKHSPKLMDYGQGQTIQYINKSLEPSTSYNIYVEATNKQGVVKSGNTYCTTGSSLSQSNNTIAISVGASIGSSMLILIIAVLVVLFLRRRPCKKEENPQLYQSTYPDKSRQKTNIDQHTYDELQTIKKGSNPEYEQVNRYMYTFW, encoded by the exons ATGTCATTAACGAGTCGTAGAAGGGCCGATTCGCATGGAATTGACTATACGCAGATTG ATTCACCATCGAAACCTTCAATTATACAGACACCATCAGGTCCTGTAAATCCAGGTAACTTTATAACCATCACATGTGAAATACAAGGAGGTAATCCTCTAGCAGTTATATCATGGCAGTGTAAAGATTCCACACCAATTGCTCCTACAGAAAACCCGATTACCAATATTTCTGTTTCCAGTGTACGTCTAAAAGTCAAGATAGATGATAGTGGCGACGTGTGCATGTGCGTTGGGTCCCATCCCGCTTGGACTAAACAAAAGATTTATAATATAACTTTGTCAGTCAGGA AACCAGTAACAAAGGTCATACTTACGCCAGCTAGTTTTAATAACGTCATCAGTGTTGAAGACGGAGAGAACAAAACATTCACATGTACTACAGATCTGAGTGATCTCACTGCCTTTATACAGTGGTACTTTGATGGACAGAATATAACTAATCAAGCTATACCACAACCGCCACTTATGAGAAGTGGTAAGTTTATATCATCTAGTAAACTTATTTATACGGGAAAAGAGGAAGATATCAACAAAACGATTTACTGTGAAGCTGTTAGTATTGAAGGAGAATATTCAGTCACATCCATAGTGCAGTCTATCTGTATACTCT ttggaCCAAAAAGTATCAGTTTAAATCCGGCTGGCTATTTATATGTT GAATTGGGAATTCGTCACCTGGTGCTGTATCTAGTGATCGCTATATCAGTGTTTTCTACATTTATCTGGGAACATGTTTATAGATTtgatatttctttcttattttcaGATGCACCAACGATTCTTAGATTGCAGGCTTTGAACAGCAACACTGTTGATGAACACCAATCCGTTACCTTTCAATGTGAAGTTGACAGTTACCCGGCACCTGATATCACATGGGTACATTCTATAACTGGCACTCtattgaaaaaagtcaaaaaggTATTCAAAAGCAACTTTACAATTCTGAAAACTGAGTGTCTACAAACTGGAACTTACCGTTGTCAGACTAGTAACGTTATTGGTGATATGTTAAAAACTGTATATGCTGAGATTGATTTGTTTGTTCTGT GCAGTGCACGCATGGACGAAAGACGTATTGAAGAACCGGGTTTTTTTGCAATTATGGAAAACGATGACTGGAATATTACAGTTTATCTCATAGCCTACCCTGAACCAATGATAAATTGGACAAGGAGAAATTCTGAAACAGGAATAATTTCAATAATGAACCTTTACAATTCGTttactagtaatatttctgaACATAGTTCAACTCTAAGAAtaagaaaaatttcaaaatcagatTACGGCGTCTATACAATGAACGCCTCTAATAACATAGGTCTTCAGTATATAAAGTCATTCGAAGTGATACCACTAG ATCCTCCAGATCAACCAACAGATATTTTCGTGGTCTGTGAGGTAACATCAATGATTGTGTCATGGAGGTCAGGATTCAATGGAGGCTCTCAACAAAAATTCAGAGTGGCTTGGCTGAATATAAGGActcaaaatacaaaacattcaCCTAAGCTTATGGATTACGGCCAGGGACAgactatacaatatataaataagtctTTGGAACCAAGCACATCGTACAACATATATGTAGAAGCTACAAATAAACAGGGAGTTGTCAAATCAGGAAACACGTATTGTACTACAGGATCAA GTTTAAGTCAATCGAACAATACTATTGCCATAAGTGTTGGCGCGAGTATTGGATCATCGATGCTGATTTTAATTATTGCAGTTCTTGTGGTTTTATTTCTAAGAAGGAGGCCATGCAAAAAAGAGG AAAACCCTCAATTGTATCAGTCGACATATCCGGATAAGAG tcgACAAAAGACAAACATCGATCAACACACTTATGATGAActccaaacaataaaaaaag GCTCCAATCCAGAATATGAGCAAGTAAACAGGTATATGTATACGTTCTGGTAA